The following are from one region of the Acanthopagrus latus isolate v.2019 chromosome 2, fAcaLat1.1, whole genome shotgun sequence genome:
- the LOC119009924 gene encoding ras-related protein Rap-2b, with amino-acid sequence MREYKVVVLGSGGVGKSALTVQFVTGSFIEKYDPTIEDFYRKEIEVDSSPSVLEILDTAGTEQFASMRDLYIKNGQGFILVYSLVNQQSFQDIKPMRDQIIRVKRYERVPMILVGNKVDLEGEREVSSGEGKALADDWNCPFMETSAKNKTSVDELFAEIVRQMNYASTPNGDDQCCSSCVIL; translated from the coding sequence ATGAGAGAGTACAAAGTAGTGGTTCTCGGGTCCGGAGGGGTCGGGAAATCCGCATTGACCGTCCAGTTCGTGACGGGGTCCTTCATAGAGAAATACGACCCGACGATAGAGGATTTCTACAGGAAGGAGATCGAGGTGGACTCCTCTCCGTCCGTGCTGGAGATCCTGGACACGGCGGGGACCGAGCAGTTCGCCTCCATGCGAGACCTGTACATCAAAAACGGGCAGGGCTTCATCCTGGTCTACAGCCTGGTGAACCAGCAGAGCTTCCAGGACATCAAACCGATGAGGGACCAGATCATCCGGGTGAAAAGGTACGAGAGGGTGCCGATGATTCTGGTCGGGAACAAAGTGGAcctggagggggagagggaggtcTCGTCCGGTGAGGGGAAGGCACTGGCGGACGACTGGAACTGCCCGTTCATGGAAACTTCAGCCAAAAATAAAACCTCGGTGGACGAACTGTTTGCAGAGATAGTCCGACAGATGAACTATGCCTCGACACCAAATGGCGACGACCAGTGCTGCTCGTCTTGTGTcattctttaa
- the p2ry1 gene encoding P2Y purinoceptor 1, which yields MTADLNLTSLLNVTDLHNHTRGGGGCSLTKTGFQFYYLPTVYIMVFITGLVGNSLAIWMFVCHMRPWSSISVYMFNLALADFCYVLSLPFLIFYYFNKTDWIFGDVLCRLQRFIFHVNLYGSILFLTCISVHRYTGVVHPLKSLGRLKKKNAVITSALVWAVVVIAISPILYYSRTGSKRNATTCYDTTTEDELPGYFIYSMTLTVFGFCIPFIIIFCCYGMIVKALICNDMNNAPLRQKSIHLVIIVLAVFAVSYLPFHVMKNLNMRARLYFQSPDMCEFNNRVYATYQVTRGLASLNSCVDPILYFLAGDTFRRKLSRATKKPSRKGDHVLQSKSEETALNSLAEYVENGDRRL from the coding sequence ATGACCGCAGACCTGAACCTGACCTCCCTCCTGAATGTCACCGATCTCCACAACCACacgcgaggaggaggaggatgctcCCTCACCAAGACGGGCTTCCAGTTCTACTACCTGCCCACCGTCTACATCATGGTCTTCATCACGGGGCTGGTGGGCAACAGCCTGGCCATCTGGATGTTCGTGTGCCACATGAGACCCTGGAGCAGCATCTCCGTCTACATGTTCAACCTGGCCCTGGCTGACTTCTGCTACGTCCTCTCGCTGCCCTTCCTCATCTTTTACTACTTCAACAAGACCGACTGGATATTCGGCGACGTGCTCTGCCGCCTGCAGCGCTTCATATTCCACGTGAACCTCTACGGGAGTATCCTGTTTCTGACCTGCATCAGCGTGCACAGGTACACCGGGGTGGTGCACCCGCTCAAGTCTCTGGGCcggctgaagaagaaaaacgcCGTCATCACCAGCGCTTTGGTGTGGGCGGTGGTCGTCATAGCCATCTCCCCCATCCTTTATTACTCCAGGACGGGCTCCAAGCGCAACGCGACCACCTGCTACGACACCACCACCGAGGATGAGCTCCCGGGTTACTTCATCTACAGCATGACTCTGACCGTGTTCGGCTTCTGCATCCCGTTCATCATCATATTCTGCTGCTACGGCATGATCGTCAAAGCGCTGATCTGCAACGACATGAACAACGCGCCCCTGCGCCAGAAATCCATCCACCTGGTCATCATCGTGCTGGCCGTCTTCGCCGTCTCCTACCTGCCCTTCCACGTGATGAAGAACCTGAACATGCGGGCCAGGCTGTACTTCCAGAGCCCCGACATGTGCGAGTTCAACAACCGCGTCTACGCCACCTACCAGGTGACGCGGGGGCTGGCGAGCCTCAACAGCTGCGTGGATCCCATCCTTTACTTCCTGGCCGGAGACACGTTCAGGAGGAAGCTGTCGCGGGCAACCAAGAAACCTTCCAGGAAGGGCGACCACGTCCTTCAGTCCAAGAGCGAGGAGACGGCTCTCAACAGCCTGGCCGAGTACGTGGAGAACGGCGACCGCAGGCTGTGA